The following are encoded together in the Clostridia bacterium genome:
- a CDS encoding MFS transporter yields the protein MSETDSIVAGHPRRWLILFAVMAAGIMGPIDGSVVNVALPTIGRVFNADLNTVGWVAMAYLLVLGSLILTYGRLGDMYGFRRVLLLGIVIFTAASAMCALAPNIWVLIAFRAIQAIGAGMLMAMGPATVTWVFPPQERGRALGTNGMIVAIGLALGPSLGGLLLTVSSWKAIFLINIPIGIASYILCRQVVPASGNLKPQQFDLVGAALGFFSLSAFLLAGSYGEEWGWTSPATLILGLVFVVGSAAFVRWESRVEQPMLDLTLFQNRVFTAANFAALMNFMSQFAMVFLIPFYLEQILHYSPERMGLILTASPLVVLMLAPISGALSDRLGTHWLAFIGQSIVSLALFLMSGLKVASGTFDVVWRLCLFGLGTGIFQSPNNSAVMGSVPRHRLGVGSGVLATIRNVGMVLGIAVASGVFTWQRAAKLAVLGPEGTVAAFMAGLKAAFLVGAGLAATGALASLVRGD from the coding sequence GTGTCGGAAACTGATAGCATCGTGGCTGGGCATCCCCGGCGCTGGCTCATCCTCTTTGCGGTCATGGCCGCAGGGATCATGGGCCCCATCGATGGCAGCGTGGTTAATGTAGCCCTTCCCACCATCGGCCGGGTTTTCAATGCTGATCTAAATACGGTAGGCTGGGTGGCCATGGCTTACCTGTTGGTTTTGGGTAGCCTAATTCTTACTTATGGTCGCCTGGGAGATATGTATGGCTTTCGACGGGTGCTGCTGTTAGGCATAGTCATTTTTACGGCAGCATCAGCGATGTGCGCTCTAGCTCCCAACATTTGGGTCCTGATTGCCTTTCGCGCCATCCAAGCCATTGGCGCTGGTATGCTTATGGCCATGGGGCCGGCCACCGTGACTTGGGTCTTTCCACCCCAGGAGCGCGGGCGCGCCCTGGGCACCAACGGCATGATTGTTGCTATTGGCCTGGCCTTGGGGCCGAGCCTGGGTGGTTTGCTGCTTACTGTTTCTAGTTGGAAAGCCATTTTTCTTATTAATATCCCCATAGGCATTGCGAGCTACATCCTTTGCCGCCAGGTGGTGCCGGCATCGGGTAACCTGAAACCGCAGCAGTTCGATCTGGTTGGCGCCGCCCTGGGCTTCTTTTCCTTGAGCGCTTTTCTTTTAGCCGGAAGCTACGGGGAGGAATGGGGCTGGACCTCGCCAGCGACTTTAATCCTGGGTTTGGTGTTTGTGGTCGGCAGCGCTGCCTTTGTCCGCTGGGAGAGCAGGGTGGAACAACCGATGTTGGATCTGACCCTCTTTCAAAACCGGGTGTTTACTGCCGCTAACTTTGCCGCCCTTATGAATTTCATGTCCCAGTTTGCCATGGTTTTTTTGATTCCCTTTTATTTGGAACAAATCCTGCACTACTCGCCTGAGCGCATGGGCTTGATTCTCACTGCCTCTCCCTTGGTGGTGTTAATGCTGGCTCCCATCAGCGGAGCCTTGTCGGACCGCTTGGGAACCCACTGGCTGGCCTTCATCGGGCAGAGCATCGTCAGCTTGGCCTTGTTCCTCATGTCTGGCCTTAAGGTCGCTTCCGGGACTTTTGATGTGGTTTGGCGCTTGTGCCTTTTTGGTCTTGGCACCGGGATATTCCAGTCACCCAACAACAGCGCGGTGATGGGCAGCGTGCCTCGCCACCGCTTGGGGGTAGGCTCTGGCGTTCTGGCCACCATCCGCAACGTGGGCATGGTCCTGGGCATAGCTGTGGCCAGCGGCGTTTTCACCTGGCAGCGAGCGGCTAAGCTGGCCGTACTGGGGCCGGAGGGGACGGTGGCAGCCTTTATGGCCGGCCTCAAAGCGGCTTTTCTGGTGGGAGCGGGGCTAGCAGCTACCGGCGCTTTGGCCTCCCTGGTTCGCGGCGATTAG